The Halopiger aswanensis nucleotide sequence TCGATATCCGCGTCCGAAAGCAGCGGCGATTCGCCCGCACTCGGGCCGGTGACCGTCGCCGCCCACCAGAGGGCGCCGAACGCGATGACGACGCCGATCGCCGGCAGGAGAACGGCGAGCGGGTAGAGCACGTTGGCTAGCAGTCCGTACGGAACGAAGCCGCCCAGCACGACCGAGGCGAACGCCAGCACGGTGCCGCCGGCGATCACCGCGACGGCGAGTCGGTCGCGATCGACCGCGGTGAGACGGCCGACCGCGCTGCGCCACAGACTCGTCGAGGATCGGCGGCTCATCGCGACGTCACCTCCTCGTCGGCGTCGTCAGCATCGTCGCCGTCAGCGTCGGCTACCGAAATCAGCTTTCTCGCCGACTCGCGGGCCTCGAGCACCCGTTCCGGGGACGGCTCTCGACGGCCGTACTCGACGTCGCGGACGATCGCGACGAGTCGGGCAACCAGGGTCGCCGGGAACCCGGACCGAAGCGCTCGTCTGGCGGCCTGCCCCGGCGTTAACGTCTCGCGGCGAGTCACCTCGAGACGATCGAGGAAGGCGTGCCACGCCGCACGGATCTCGGAGCGCGGGCCGCGCGGACCGAGCGGTTCGTCGGCCAGCGGCGGCGCGCCGCCGTCGTCGGAATCGGCGTCGTCCCCGTCACTATCTCCATCGTCGTCCCCGCCGAGCAAGTTTCGCAGCGACGAGCGACCGAGACTCGAGCCGCGGTTTCGGGACGATCCGAACAGCGACCCGATCGACAGCGAGCCGAAGGCGTGGCCGAACGACGAGAGTGACGAGCCGAGCGAGGGCGAGAGTGAGGGGAACCGTAGTCCACCGCCGAACGACGGACTCGGCAGCGAAAACCGTAGTCGCGGCATCGAGGGCAGCCGCGGCCCCTGTACGGTGAACAGGCCTGCTACCTTCGAGCCAAGCCGGAACGTGCCGTCGATCGCGCCGGCCAGTGCGGCGGCGACGCCCGACAGCACGTCTCCGAGGCCGACGACGAACCCGGACAGCCCGGCCCCCTTCCCGTCAGTCCGAGCGGCGACTCGGAGGTACGTCACGAGCGCGCCGATACCGAAGCCGGGCCCGAACACGACGATGGCCGCGAGTCGAAGGTAGAGGTCGCCGACGGTCGCCGTCGTCGTCTCCTCGCCGACCGACGCGGTGACGGTCGCCTCGTCGGCGATCGGGAGCCAGAGCCGCGTCCGTCCGTCGTCGCCTGTCATTGCCGTCCCGCCGCTCTCGAGCGTGACCGTCGCGTTCGGAATCGGCGTACCGTCGGCCGAGACCTGTACGGGTGCCGGCGAGCCGGGGAACAGTAACGGCGAGACGAACTCGACCTGCGGCTCGGCGACCTCGACGGTACGGTCGCCGGTCACCGGTTGGCGCTCGACGCGAAGGTCGGTCGGGCCGGCCTCGTCGGGAAGCGTGACGGTGGCGTAGCCGTCCTCGTCGGTCGTCGCGACCGATACACCGTCGACGAACACGGTCGCATCGGGGACCTCCGTCGAACCGACGGTGGCCGACACCTCGAATTCAGCGGTCGGTGCAGCGCCGTCGTGGGTCTCTATCGTCGCGTTCGTTTGGACGTCGACGGTCCGCGAGGCGTTATCGTCGGGGACGGAGACGGTCATCTCCTCGGCGTACGGAACGGTGGCATCGACGGATCCCCAATCTGTTTTTCCGACCGATTCGCCGTTGACTTCGACCTCCCGATCGCTGAACGTGCCGGTATCGGCGAGTTCGATCGTCACCTCGTTGCCGGGCTCGAGTTCGCCGCGGATCTCGATATCCGGCTCGAGGGCGCTGGGGGAGTCGACGGGGGTATCGTCGTCGACATCGGGCTCCTCGACCGAGAACGGGTCGTCGTCCGTGATCGAGTCCCACTCGCCGGCCGAAGACGTTCCGTTACTGCCGCCGCCGACCGATCCCGGTGGCTCGAGGCGCGGATCGGCCGCCGGGAGTGCGCTGGCGACCGCGAGCAGGCAGACGATGCAGCCGAGGACGACCAGTAGCTGGCGGGTCCCGCTCGCGCTCACGCCGATCCCTCCAGTTCCTGGTCGGCGGCGATCGTCTGCAGTCGCTCGAGTCGCCGTTCGACCGGCGGGTGCGTGCCGGTTCCCGCGGGAGCGGTCGCCGTCGCCGGCGTCGCTCCCTCGAGCCACGCCGTGACGGTCTCGCGGCGCTCGGTCGCCGACGTCGTGCTCGCTTCGTCCTCGAGGTCGGAGGCCGACCCGACCGCTCGGCCGGTGACGAGGTCGGTCGGGACGATACACAGCGCGCGCGTTTTCGCCGTGCGGAGGTCCGTGGCTGGCGGTTCGGTCGCCTCGGCGAGGGTCACCAGCGCGGTCGCGAGCGCGAGGGGCTTGCCCGTGATCCGCGCGGCGGCGTCGTCGGCGGCGAACTCCCGGGCGTGTGAGAGCGTCCGCGTGGCCCAGTCGGCGATCGTCGGGAAGACCCACAGCAGCGGCGCGACGAAGACGTAGGTCAGCGCGACCAGCGGAAGGAACCACTGCACCGCGACCCGGCCGCGGGTCGATAGCTGGCGCGGGTCGAACAGCGCCCGGCGAGCCAGCCGTGCCCAGTGGTACGCCTGGTCGGCGATTTCGACGAACAGCGTCGTGATCGTCATCAGCGTCACGTCCCGGTTGGCGATGTGGGCGATTTCGTGGGCGAGCACTGCCTCGAGTTCGTCCGCGTCGAGCGCGTCGACCAGCCCGGTCGTGACGACGATCGTCGCGTCGGTGAGCCGACCGACCGTGTAACAACTCGGCTCGTCGTCGGCGATGACGCGGACGCTCGGTTCGGGGACGTCGGCGGTCATCGCCAATCGGCGGACGGTACGGGCGACTTCGTGCTCCCCGTCGCCGGCGCGGGTGCCCGAGAGCACGCGACGGTAGCCGTAGTATACCTGCGCGAGGAGAAAGCCCGCGATCAACAGGCCGGCCGTCGGCCACGAGACCGGCAGTCGGAGGAAATCGAGCGGGGCAGTTCCGTGTTGGAGGAACACGACGGTTCCGGCGACTACTCCGGGCAGTAAGACCCCGTAGGCCCACAGCAGGACCAGGACGAACAGGGCGTTGATCGCGACGAGGGCGGCGAGGACGCCGCCAATTCGCAGACGGAGGCTCATGCGGGGAGGGCGTTATGGATACATCACGAGCACGACAGTAAAAGTCTTCCTGAAAAACAAATAGCTGCGACAGGTGCGCCGATTCGTCGCAGACGGAGACCGACTGACACATCGAGCGGGCGACCGTGAGTACCGAGGACGCACAACGAGAGCACGCGACACACAAGGCGAGCAGTGGGATCCGTCGGGCTTTTGGCCTCGCGTTCCCCAGATTGGACAACGACGAATGGCCCGGTACCACATCGAAACGTACGGTTGCACGTCCAATCGCGGCGAGAGCCGCGAGATCGAGCGACGGCTCCGCGATGCCGGCCACTACCGGGTCGACGGCCCCGAGGAGGCCGACGTCGCCATCCTCAACACCTGTACCGTCGTCGAGAAGACCGAGCGGAACATGCTCCGCCGCGCCGAGGAACTGGCCGACGAGACCGCGGATCTGTTCATCACCGGCTGCATGGCCCTCGCACAGGGCGAGGAGTTCCGCGCGGCCGACATCGACGGGCAGGTACTTCACTGGGACGAGGTCCCCCAGGCCGTCACGAACGGCGAGTGTCCGACGACGACGCCCGACGCCGAACCCATTCTGGACGGCGTCGTCGGCATCCTCCCGATCGCGCGGGGCTGCATGTCCAACTGTTCGTACTGCATCACGAAGGAGGCGACCGGCAAGATCGACTCGCCGCCGGTCGAGGAGAACGTCGAGAAGGCCCGCGCGCTGATCCACGCCGGCGCGAAGGAAATCCGGATCACGGGCCAGGACACCGGCGTCTACGGCTGGGACAAGGGCGAGCGCAAGCTCCACGAACTGCTCGAGCGCATCTGCGAGATCGAGGGCGACTTCCGCGTCCGCGTGGGGATGGCCAACCCGAAGGGCGTCCACGGCATCCGCGAGGAGTTAGCCGAGGTCTTCGCCGAACACGACGAACTCTACGACTTCCTGCACGCGCCCGTCCAGTCGGGCAGCGACGACGTGCTCGGCGACATGCGCCGCCAGCACCAGGTCGAGGAGTACGTCGAGGTCGTCGAAACGTTCGACGACCACCTCGATTACTGGACGCTCTCGACGGACTTCATCGTCGGTTTCCCGACCGAGACCGACCACGACCACGAGCAATCGATGGCCCTCCTGCGCGAGACCCGCCCGGAGAAGATCAACGTCACCCGCTTCTCGAAGCGCCCCGGCACCGACGCCGCCGACATGAAGGGGCTCGGTGGAACGGTCAAGAAGGAACGCTCCAAGGAGATGAGCGAACTCAAGCGCGAGATCGTCGCCGACGCCTACGAAGACATGGTCGGCGAACGTCGCGAGGACTGCCTCGTCGTCGAGGAGGGAACCGCCGACTCCGTGAAGTGTCGCGACTCCGCCTACCGCCAGATCATCGTTCAAAACGCGAGCGACCACGGCTTAGAGCCCGGCGACTTCGTCGACCTCGAGGTGACGGCCCACGAGACGATGTACGCGTTCGGCGAGCCGGTGTAGGCAAACGAAACGTCAAGCGAGGTTCTGGTTTCTCCCTGTTCTCCGTTCGTCCGGGTCAGACGTCGAAACCAGAGCTACTGCTGAACAGGCTGAGGCAGCAGTAATGAACCGCCGCGAGGACGGCGGTTCCCCGTCATAGCTTCATCTTGTGACCAGAGGCACTTAAAGAACGATCCGGATTAGAGCCGGTTACCGAGATGGCAGTAGCTCGAACGTAGATTCCTCGAGAACGACCGTCCTCTCGTCATAGCT carries:
- a CDS encoding DUF4129 domain-containing protein; its protein translation is MSASGTRQLLVVLGCIVCLLAVASALPAADPRLEPPGSVGGGSNGTSSAGEWDSITDDDPFSVEEPDVDDDTPVDSPSALEPDIEIRGELEPGNEVTIELADTGTFSDREVEVNGESVGKTDWGSVDATVPYAEEMTVSVPDDNASRTVDVQTNATIETHDGAAPTAEFEVSATVGSTEVPDATVFVDGVSVATTDEDGYATVTLPDEAGPTDLRVERQPVTGDRTVEVAEPQVEFVSPLLFPGSPAPVQVSADGTPIPNATVTLESGGTAMTGDDGRTRLWLPIADEATVTASVGEETTTATVGDLYLRLAAIVVFGPGFGIGALVTYLRVAARTDGKGAGLSGFVVGLGDVLSGVAAALAGAIDGTFRLGSKVAGLFTVQGPRLPSMPRLRFSLPSPSFGGGLRFPSLSPSLGSSLSSFGHAFGSLSIGSLFGSSRNRGSSLGRSSLRNLLGGDDDGDSDGDDADSDDGGAPPLADEPLGPRGPRSEIRAAWHAFLDRLEVTRRETLTPGQAARRALRSGFPATLVARLVAIVRDVEYGRREPSPERVLEARESARKLISVADADGDDADDADEEVTSR
- a CDS encoding M48 family metalloprotease, with translation MSLRLRIGGVLAALVAINALFVLVLLWAYGVLLPGVVAGTVVFLQHGTAPLDFLRLPVSWPTAGLLIAGFLLAQVYYGYRRVLSGTRAGDGEHEVARTVRRLAMTADVPEPSVRVIADDEPSCYTVGRLTDATIVVTTGLVDALDADELEAVLAHEIAHIANRDVTLMTITTLFVEIADQAYHWARLARRALFDPRQLSTRGRVAVQWFLPLVALTYVFVAPLLWVFPTIADWATRTLSHAREFAADDAAARITGKPLALATALVTLAEATEPPATDLRTAKTRALCIVPTDLVTGRAVGSASDLEDEASTTSATERRETVTAWLEGATPATATAPAGTGTHPPVERRLERLQTIAADQELEGSA
- a CDS encoding tRNA (N(6)-L-threonylcarbamoyladenosine(37)-C(2))-methylthiotransferase, with amino-acid sequence MARYHIETYGCTSNRGESREIERRLRDAGHYRVDGPEEADVAILNTCTVVEKTERNMLRRAEELADETADLFITGCMALAQGEEFRAADIDGQVLHWDEVPQAVTNGECPTTTPDAEPILDGVVGILPIARGCMSNCSYCITKEATGKIDSPPVEENVEKARALIHAGAKEIRITGQDTGVYGWDKGERKLHELLERICEIEGDFRVRVGMANPKGVHGIREELAEVFAEHDELYDFLHAPVQSGSDDVLGDMRRQHQVEEYVEVVETFDDHLDYWTLSTDFIVGFPTETDHDHEQSMALLRETRPEKINVTRFSKRPGTDAADMKGLGGTVKKERSKEMSELKREIVADAYEDMVGERREDCLVVEEGTADSVKCRDSAYRQIIVQNASDHGLEPGDFVDLEVTAHETMYAFGEPV